Proteins found in one Campylobacter concisus genomic segment:
- the mog gene encoding molybdopterin adenylyltransferase: MKAKIGILTLSDRASEGTYEDKSGPAIKEVLDSWIVSEREYFYEVIPDEFELIKERLMHMVDVLGCDLVLTTGGTGPAVRDVTPEATEAVCEKMMPGFGELMRAASLQYVPTAILSRQTAGIRGHALIINLPGQPKAIKECLEPVFPSVPYCIDLIEGAFIETDENVMKVFRPKQKKIS; the protein is encoded by the coding sequence GTGAAAGCAAAAATAGGCATATTAACCCTTTCTGACCGTGCAAGCGAAGGCACATACGAGGACAAATCAGGCCCAGCGATCAAAGAGGTGCTTGACAGCTGGATAGTGAGCGAGCGTGAGTACTTTTACGAGGTTATACCAGATGAGTTTGAGCTGATAAAAGAGAGGCTTATGCACATGGTGGACGTGCTTGGCTGCGATCTTGTGCTAACTACCGGTGGTACAGGACCGGCAGTGAGAGACGTTACGCCAGAGGCTACTGAGGCGGTTTGCGAGAAGATGATGCCAGGCTTTGGCGAGCTAATGAGAGCTGCAAGCCTGCAATACGTCCCAACAGCGATCCTGTCACGCCAAACAGCAGGCATCAGAGGCCATGCGCTCATCATAAATTTACCAGGTCAGCCAAAGGCTATAAAAGAGTGCTTGGAGCCGGTATTTCCATCAGTTCCGTACTGCATTGACTTGATAGAGGGAGCATTTATTGAAACTGACGAAAATGTCATGAAAGTATTTCGTCCAAAACAAAAGAAAATCTCGTAA